The region TTCTCAAGTATTTGTGAACAGCAAATCCCAACGTTTTTTCTATTCAAAAATGACTGCGAGATGGATGTTTCTGTTGGACATTACGAGCAGCATGTCCTAATTCTGAGTTGGACGTTctttagaaaatgcccctccacgattAATGTATGTCATGCTTCATGAGTTGTTTAGACACAACTTGTGTAATTGTAGTGATGCTAAAATATAAAAGAGGTAATCATAAACTGGAGAGGCTATGGCATTATATATGCAAATTAAAACTGCCTAGCAGAACAGTGCAATGTTTATTTTAATATGCAGTAAATGTTTCAAATCACACTTTGCAAGGTCCAAAGAAAGCAGCGGGAACAATAACTTCTTCAAATACAAAGCCCAATGCTGAGCTTAAGTTCTTCTGTATATGCAGCTCATTGGTCTGGTAATTTCAAAAGTccaaatttttatttaattttatatataaaCACACTTTTTAAATAGTTtaacaattttaaataaaaatttggACTTTTGAAATTACCAGGCCAATAATGATAGAGGTGAATCGTGAGCCAGTGAAACGAGTCACCACTTAGGTTTGGGCACAGTTGCATATCTAGAACTTAATCTCAGCGTTGAGCTTTGTATTGGTAAATGTTTCAAATAACAGACAAGTCAAGTCAGGATTAAGTAAACCAGGAAGACagtcaacaaaattaaaagcaCACACTAAAGTCTTATGTTTCTTGTTGTGTCTTGTGACAGTCTGAAAAAGCTCTCAGTCCTGGAAAGGTACAAATCAGCAGGAATCATGTGATCACTCAGTTTACCAGCATCTCTCTAAGTATTAGTTTAGAAGGTAGATAACGAccaatggggtcttttactaaggcacgctggcatttttagcgcatgctaaatgctgaaGACACCAGTGTATTCCTtagggcatctttagcgtttagcgcttGCCTATTTTTAAGAAGCACTAAAAATGGCAGTGCgtctaagaccccccccccccccccttgcccagAACAGACTTCATACTGCTTCTTGTTTTTCAGGTTGCACAAAGAACGAAGCCCTTGAAAAGATAATGAACTTCTATCCTGAGGATAACAGTGCCTTACAAATATCCTTTGTTTTGGAAGGAGTGGACTTGGAACTTAGTGGAACTCCAGAAAACAAGAGAAAACCAAGCACTTTCACAAGTCAAgctacagacccccccccccccccaaaaaaaaaaggaggtgcaaGTGACCACAGATGAGTACATATAATAATCCAGCAGACGCCGCAGAATCAAACTTATAAAGGCATATACTATACAGATGGACCCTACATTTGCTGTGTTTCGgtgaataactactactactactactatttagcatttctatagcgctacaaggcatacgcagcgctgcacaaacatagaagaaagagagtccctgctcaaagagcttacaatctaatagacaaaaaataaagtaatcaaatcaattattgtgtacaggaaggaggagggtaggtggaggcaggtggttacgagtcaaaagcaatattaaagaggtgggctttcagtctagatttaaaggtggccaaggaaggggcaagacgtaggggctcaggaagtttattccaagcgtagggtgcagcgagacagaaggcgcgaagtctggagttggcagtagtggagaagggaacagataagaaggatttatccatggagcggagtgcaagggaaggggtgtagggaaggacgagtgtggagagatactggggagcagcagagtgagtacatttataggttagtagaagaagtttgaacaggatgcgaaaacggatagggagccagtaaagcgacttgaggagaggggtagtatgagtaaagcgacgctggtggaagatgagacgggcagcagagttttgaaccgattggagaggggagaggtgactaagtgggaggccagcaagaagcagattgcagtagtctaaacgagaggtgacaagggtgtggatgagggttttggtagagtgctcggaaagaaagtggCGGATTTTACGGCTGTTGTAAAGAaaggacaggtcttggcggtctgctggatatgagcagagaaggagagagaagagtcaaagctGACCctaaggtttcgagccgaggagacagggagaatgagagagccatcaacagaaatagaaaacggggggagtggggaggtgggtttggggggaaaaatgagaagttcggttttggtcatgtttaatttcaggtggcgttgagatatccagatagcaatgtcagacaagcacgctgaaactttggtttggatgcaaggtgagatatcaggggtagaaaggtagatttgggagtcatcagcatagagatggtatgaaaagccatgggatgagattaatgaaccaagggaagaagtgtagatagaaaagaggaggggaccaagaacagaaccctgaggtacgccaacaggcagaggaatagaagtagaagaggatccaccagagtgaacactaaaggtgcggagggagaggtaggaagagaaccaggaaaggacagagccctggaatccaagtgaggacaggatatcaaggagtatgctgtgatcgacagtgtcaaaagcagcggaaagctcaagaagaatgaggatggaatagagacctctggatttagccagtaataggtcattggagactttagtaagagcagtttcggttgaatggagagggcgaaaaccagattgtagtgggtcaagaatagcatgtgaggagagaaaatcaaggcagcggcggtgaacagcacactcaagtaatttggagagaaaaggaaggagggagatgggtcggtaattagagggacaagtagggtcaagtgaaggcttcttaaggagaggtgtgaccacagcatgtttaaaggcagcagggacagttgcagtggaaagtgagaggttgagaatgtgacaggtaaaaggaataagagcaggagagatggcattaagaaggtgggtgggaatgggatcagaggaacaggtggtacattttgaggaagaaaggagaagtgtagtttcctctatagtaacttcaggaaaggaggaaaaagaatgaggggaaggagagagaggggaatggactagttagtggagggagaggtggcgaggtagagaattcaaggtttatcttttgaaccttgtcatgaaagaattcagcaagggtctgaggagataatgaagggggagttgggggagggggcaccttgaggagagagttcaatgtggtgaagagaagtcgagggttagagccaagagagttggtcagttggatataataatcctgtttggcgcataaaagagcagattggaaggaggtcagcatgaacttaaagtgtaggaaatcagcaagggcccgagatttccgccagaggcgttcggcggagcgggtacaggaacgtaggtagcggatattagaagtcagccaaggttggggttttgtgcgccttatagggcgggtcatcaaaggtgcaagagtgtctaaggcagaggatagagtattgttataagaagaaacagcctcgttgacagacgtggatggtgccacagtagagaggaggtttgaaacatgggaggatagagatgaagggtcaatatcgtgaagattcctagataaattagatataataggacgggactgggagggaggagatttaagtgtgaaagttataagaggggaagatcagaggcaaggaaactagaataAGCCTTCCGCAGGAGTCCTTTCTGTATACAACATGGATTATTCACTGATGTGGATGTAGCCAGAGCAGTATCAATTAAATAAAACACctttcaacactttttttttttttctctcacactGCCTCAGCAGTAGTAGGGTGTCACAGACTGTTGCCCAGGCCAGCCCGACGTGCGAGAAAAATGTGTTGAAAGATGCTTTATTTAATAGATATTGCTCCGATTGTATCCAAATTAGTGAATAATCCATATATAGAATGGTTTAttcactgaaacatggccatatAGGTTTCCATCCGGAAGTACATACCTTTATACTTTTAAGACTGCGGCATCTGCTGGATTATTATATGTAGTCAGTGGTGAAGATTCACTTGTGAATGAAGATTGGGTGGCATCTAGGTGatattgggtggcaaagccggtggcgggagacagagatggtgctgggcagacttatacggtctgtgccagaaccggtggtgggaggcggggctggtggttgggaggcggggatagtgctgggcagacttatacggtctgtgccctgaaaaggacaggtacaaatcaaggtaaggtatacacaaaaagtagcacatgtgagtttatcttgttgggcagactggatggaccgtgcaggtctttttctgcagtcatctactatgaaaATTAAACTTTGTCGAACTCCACCACAGCAGTATTCTCTTTTAGGTGTTCTATCAGaattgcacaaaatgtccaaatgaggCTCCCAGCTTGGTCTGTCACCAGTTTTAGGGTTCCATTCTAGTCTGTGGTCACTGTAAGAGTTTGACATGTGAATGGGTATGAAAATAAATATGAATCTTCCATTTAGACAATAATAGTAAGTTTGGATCCTGCTTTGTTTTCCTTTACTATTACATTTACAGATTTAGCATCCCACCAAAACCTCTAGAGAAACTGAAAGTCATCTTTGAGAACAGTACGGACTTCTTTGGAAGAATAATTATATATCACCTAGATGTCTTGGGCAAAAACCTGTAATTTATTGTGTAAAGGAAAAAAATTATATTCTGAAAAACATTCATGTTCTCACCGGACAGAAAAGGGCATTCAGGActggaacaaacaaacaaaaagctctTTAGTGAAAAGACCCACATGGGCTGTGATTCAGCGTGTATATATAGCTGCATCGGGGTCAAATATGATCTGAACCCTTGTTCATCATTCAAAAACAACCCATACATAATCCTGTACTTGAAAGAAATACCATGCACTGCTATTGAAGTAAAAAGAGCAAGTAGATCACAGCAATAATCAATGAGAACTGCAAAAAACACGGTGAAACCACATTCAACCCACCAAAGTTTAATGAATAAACTGCCAAATTTTAACAATGCATCACCACAGAATACTTCAAACATCATGTGTGACCCAGAGCCCATATCTGCTGTCTTGCACCAGTGGTGTGGAAAGATGTAAGGAGAGCATCTTGCTAAATCAGAAGGCAGGTGGGAAATCTCGGGGGCACCCTTTTTGAAGAATACCCACCGATCCTGAAGTAACAGATCACATGCTGGTATCTCAGCAAAATGCTATTACAATGAGTCTCATGACACACTAATACCATCCTCCTCCCAAAGTTTCTGGTGTGATCAGAAGCCACTGGGCAGCAACTACTTTCCTGGTTTTCTACTTAATAAAGGCTATTTTTTTTGTATACACGATTGTTCTTTAAACATCAGTTTTTTGTTCAGTTAAAAACCTgtgttgtgtttttgttttttttgttttgggggggggggggggggtagtggtctTGTTGTTATAGTCAGAAGTCGTCCTCCTTTGCCCTTCTCCATGGCTCTTAGCAAAGCTTATACTGCAAGTTTGAAACACCTGTGGCTATTGCACACTCCCTCCAGTAAGAAACATGGAGCAGAAAAACACCAACCCAAGAAAAAATGGTTATAGCTGCATTTTTATTCACACCCTTTTCCCTAATCGCAAACACTAACTGTATTAAAATTTTACATTGCCCAAGACTGTAAAGCTTCAGGAGGTAAAAAGATAGTGAAAATGTTCACAACAATATACATTCAACATTTATTGTTGAGGTTTTAAAAGTCAGGAATCAGAATTCTGACTGAATTGGCACGTTTTAAGATCATCCATCACCGACATACAGGTGTGTAATAAGtcagtttttgcttttttttctgcgttgaaaTTGGTTGTTTTTTCACCTAggcatgtttttttctttcttagggCTTACGTACTGCAGAGGGAACCTAACCGAGGACAACAAAGCTGAATTATTTTTTCTGAGTTTAGAAGCAAACAGGAAGCTGGTGCACAAATGCAAAGGAGAACAGCTGTGCTCAAAGTTGGTTCTGTAGGAATGGAAACCAGCAATAGCTTAGCACATCAACAGAGAGCTCTATACAAAGTGGGCAGATGGAAGGGATTCATGCATTACCACAGCACTCTCTTCAGGAGATCCCAGGAGCCTACAAACCCTGGGGAAACACTTTATACACTGCTTACATGCTTGAAACTCACTAGCAAAATGTGAGAAATGAGGCAGACTCTCCTTGCCCTGCAGAGGAGGACTTAAATGTCTCCTCCATTTACATCCCACACATGGAGAAGCTATAACCAAGTTCTCCGTGGGAGTTAAACTTTAAAAGTAAAAAATGTTAATAGCTCTAGGGTTtctggaacttggggggggggggggggggggggggaagacaagaTGAGCAGGTTCCCTCCCCATGCTAAGTTATGCAGATTTGCTCATATGCAGATACCAAGCAAAGTCCTAACTCAAGGCATTGCTTCCTCAAACAGTCCCTATACCTGTGCTAAACAATACAGACAGCTCAGCTTTCCATTTCCTGAAAGATTCCCCAGGTGTGCACTAGCTCATAGGCAGCCGAGATCCCTCGGGCCTAAAGGTTTTCTGATATTTACAATGATAATACAATAATACACGACACATGGTATTTTCTTAACATGGCACGactcggccgcagctttatttatatacaaaACATCTTAACCCTAGGTATACCCAAGCCGATCCAGCCTCTGGCTCATTATCCAACCCAGACCGCCTTccttagcaagactgaccaatcgtaaacagagctccccgccgtacagcaagggagctcaaccgtaagcgcagctatgccagctgcctagcttatacCATCatgcttgggtaccccgccaaagctgcgacaagATATATACAGGTACAATTCACACTAAACTGGGGGGAGCTGAGTGCATGCTGGTGCCCGGATGCCTGAAGAGGTCGTCCAGGCTCCACCCAGGGGCTTTTAAACCCCTTCTAGCTCGCCACCCTTACCAGCGGGGTGCCCTTGGGCGGATGGGAACATGCCCGCCACGCCTCGCTCGCACCGGTgcgcatgcccgtcggggcacggcgccatgttacaggcggctccgtgcacctgagggggcactgcgccttgcttttgGTTTGTAACATCTCGCAGCATAGTATTGTGCAGGCTTCGTCCAAAAGGGTTCAGGGGTTATACTGGTTAAAGGCAGAAAGCCCACCAATGCCTGTACCAGAGTGGAGCTCCTGTCCCAGTGATCCTGGCATCAGAATGCACAATATGGTACATTTTGTCcggtccttccctctccccttagaaaaaaaaacagtacttcTGGCTTCCattggatcatctgtttctgcttCACATGTATGATAAAGCAAAAGAGCGAACAGTATTTCCCAGAATTCTTTCAAGTTAGGCACGTCATCCTTTCACCTCAcgagttttcaaaaaaaaaaaaaggactttccAAAGCAAAACTATGACATGTTGCCAGGCTAAGAGAGAGACACTGGCTAACCACCATTTGTACTCCAAATTCTTACACCCACCTTGTTAAAACTTGAATATTAGGCATTCACCAACTCTTTACAAAGTCTAACCGGTTCCAGCCTTGCAGCTCTAAAACCAGCAACTGGTCATCCCAGCATCCAAGACCACACGAACGAGAGAGTGATCATGGCAGCACGAAGCAGCAAGTGAAAGGCATGAGGGCAACAATGCAGCCATTTGGGCTAAGGCGCTTGCTTTCAAATTCTCAGTGGAAATATGATATGAGGCAGTCTGTTCTGCAGTCCTTTCCACAGTTTCACAGGAATGAAGCAAAACAGCAAGCTGTGTTTGGCTCGTACAAAGTCCAGCCCTAGCTACTGAACTTGTCAAATGTCAATGACCAGCGAGGAGCAGGCCCTGTTGCACCCATAATGTTCCTCTTTACCAGGGCAAAGTCTTTGGTTTTCATACCTTGTTTTGGAATAACTTGAGAATGTGGTTTTCGATAACCTGTTGGACTGCacatcaaggaaagaaaattgaaaatgagaaaaaaatctgGCACAGTGAACAGAACAATTTTCTTAAGACAGCTAATATCATCAAAAGTGTTCTGCCAAAAATCACTGATAACAGTGAAGATAAGAGCATCTCATTGTGACAGCATTTGAGAAAAGCATCCCACATCCTAATTTATGCTCACTTTCTGAATAACTAAAATCAGGAGTTAGTGGTATGAGAAGGGCCAATGCTTCATTCATGgaaagaattattattattttacctcCCCTACTCTTTAGCTCTAAAACTGGGAGCAACCAAACACCTAAATTAAAGTGGTTACAGTGAAGGACGGCAGAAACAGTCATTCAGTTACCCTTTCTGTGCCCCAGTGCCACAGCAAGGTCCATTGGTGTGTAACCAGAATCCGCTTCTGTGGTTAAATCCGCACCCTGAGCTGAAAGGAAACACAATCATTATAAGCTGCAGAGATGGAGAACAAAGAGCAAAAAACAGACACTAACAGTTGCAGGACCCCTGCCAAGGAACACAGTGCTTATATGACCTATCCCCCAatcttatgtttcaacaatttttattgatgacaaatcaatATAAACATATCCAGCAATGAATAAACATAGATTCCACtaacaaaacatacataataaagatATAACAGTATCGACAGTCATCAGACTTTTACTATttgcttcccccccacccctacccactATGAGAAGAATTTGTATATACATTTCAACCTTCTGTTAATGACTATTCAAATTGCTCAGCACCTTCACAACAGGTTAAGAACATAAACTCAAACTGGTACACCTTGTCATCAAAAATTGTTGCCTtatcaacccccttcccccccttccagcACCTCATTCCACTGATCtatccctccccctttcctccctcactgttccctcccccctttccccccatccctaaccctccttcccctcccttcagTCTATCCCCCAATCTTAATGGTACCTTGCCCAGTCGGTAGTGTGCTCAAGTCCTCATTCAAGCAGAAATTGATTCCTGAGAGCTTTAGTCCTGGAGTTCAGACATGAAGAAAACAGGCTTTGGCCATTTATACATGGCAATGATGAGCCTGGGTCCTTTGTGGTTAGATTTCTTACTTCCCACCCAGGTGcccctccctcttttttttttttttttgcttctgttgTATAATTGCCAGAATGTGCTAGGAACAGTAAAAGGTTAATCTGGATGCAAATAACCTCTTACAGCTGCTTTGCTTTTATTTCTGtttcaaatctactactactactatttagcatttctatagcgctacaaggcacatGCCTGTTATATTAAAAATTGCACATGTCACGGTGGTAGCAGAACTGTGAGCATCTTGGAGGTGATGGGTTTGGACATCAGCCAAGAGAAAGGGTGAAAAGCTGCTGCGAGTAGAGGGCACTGAAGAGTCAAGCAGAAtgattctcaaaccagtcctgcAAGACCTACCTGTTCTTTAAGGGGCAATGAAGAATCCTCGCCTCCTTTTGGGCTGATATATCTGACTTGAGTACTGGTTAAGTTTTAGACTGCAACCCTTGGGGAATTTTCAATTGCTTGCTACAACAATTAAGAGGTCAAGTTGGAGTTGGACTCCTCTCCTAACCCAAGCCCCCAAAGATTTTGTTTACCTAGTAAAGCCTCCACGCATTTCACATGATTGGCCCGCACTGCATACAGCAAAGGTGTTCCCCCATTCTGAAACAGAAGAGTCACACAGTCACAATAGCTGCAGCACCTTTACCATCCACTTTGCCTCCACAGACCCTGCTCAATCTCTGGGCAGCCCCTTTCCACTTCTCCTGCAGCTCATGCAGGTTTTGCTGGTGCACCCACCGCCTCAGAAGAGCTGGTGTAGAACAGGTGAGGGGGTAGGGAGCAGATAGGGTCACTGACCAACCAGGCAAGGGGGAAGCCTATAAATTTCTTATTCTAAAGAGTATAACAAAAACGGAATCATTATGGTAATATGGAACATGGAGACAGTCAAAGGAGTAGTGTAGACAAATGACACTGCCAACAAATTTGAGGGAAGCGAAGATGTCAACATTAATCAACTCGAGACAGGGCTGTGTTTTGACGCTgagaagcgcctgcctcaggaatctgtaAAGGTTAATGTGGTTGTTAAAAAATAAGGTGCAGACACACTGAATAAAAAACCTGGTGTGTCTCAAAGCCAAATGTGAAACCGTCACAGGGTTGTGCACTATCGCATCAACCTTTACAGACTCCTTAGCCAGGCGCTTCACAGCACTAAAACACGGCCCCGTGTGGATCGATTAGTGTTTGTTGATGAATAAATCCCTTGTTTGACATTCTTCGACTCCCTCAAATTTGTTGGACGTGTCATTTGTCTACACTACTCCTTTGACTGTCTTACTACATTTATAGTGTTTCTTGTTCCTCCACTTTGGTGATTTGAGCAATATGGAACGTGGGCCATATCATTAGCCTGTAGTCAGCTCTGTCAGGAAAACCATGTAAACAGCATGAAGTGAACGCAGTCTTTCCTCCCCTAGAGAAAGATGTGTGACcattcagcttttcccttcccctcgCAAGGGTACAGGACAACCCCCAGCTAATTGCCTTGTCCATAATATCCCTGTGGTGTTTGTTTAGTAGATAGCCAAGAGAAACATCCATTTCTGTCCCAAAAGAAGCCCTAGCTTTGATCCCAATCCTCCCACCTCAGAAAGTGCTTTTTCAGTGTCTCCGCATCCTCATCCTCTAGCTCTGTTCATTTTACCCAGTCATAGATGTCGATGTCCACGTGTTTTTCCAACAGCATGAGGACTATGTCTGTGTATCCACCCATACTGGCCAGGGACAGTGCACTCTCTCGCTCCTTTGCCAGGATGTGAGGGTTAGCGCccttaaaataaaaaggaaaagaaaactatTACTTTCTGAATCCCAAACATTAGAGGGATTCCTATAAGCATAGATCTCAGAGAATAACAGAACAAGGTCATCTGCtccccatatcctatataataatttgcacctccaacgttccatgtctggctgcctgggttcataacatctcctgacgtcagccagcctccagtgttccattccccctcactgtcccgcccttgcgtcaagatgtaatgacgtcagaggtcggaacagtgagagggaatggaacgctggaggctggctgacgtcaggagatgttacgaatggaatggaagccagcgccagccagccaacattcaggtacaaattgcggggaggagagaatcgctggacatggaggggagggcaggggaaagagaaaaaaaaaaaaaaaacttacatgacagccttcctagggcccttttcattgttgaggaaatgggcatggttccactagtgtgtgtgtgtgtatatatgacaCACACCTGTCTGAGATGGGTaagatctatatctatctatctatagatagatagatatagatcttACCCATCTCAGACAGGTGTGTGTCCAGCCCTGGCCTTTCCCAGTGATGGAAATTTCACCACCTGAAAGGTAAATTGTTCCAGTACTGCACTGCTTTTAACCTACTTGTTCTACACCCAGTATCTAACTGAAATTTCCTCTCCTGTATTTTAAACTCATCCTtacttgaggagtagcctagtggttagtgcagtggactttgatcctggggaactgagtttgattcccactgcagctccttgtgactctgggcaagtcacgtaaccctccattgcccctggtacaaaataagtacctgaatacatgtaaaccgctttgaatgtagttgcaaaaacctcagaaaggcagtatatcaagtcccatttccctttcctttcccttaatCTCATAAAGATACTCACCGTCCACATTGCAACCTTGTTTTTAAGAAGTCGGCCtccatcttttctttctctaGCTAAAACCCAGCACCTTGAACCTATCCCTGGGGATCATATATCCTCTGACTCTCACTATTGCAAGTATCTCGGCATCCTTATGTGCTACCTCAGCAAGTCTTCCACGCGACTTCTGCCACCTTACCAATGCCAGTAAAGCACGGACTGTTTCAGTTTCTCCAAATGCAGCCGCCCACATGAGACACGTGAACCCTCGCTCGTCAGCTGCATCAATTAGGCTGTTAtctgaaaagaaaatgatcacACGAGACATTTTTGCTTCAAATGCAGTGAACATCAGGATTT is a window of Microcaecilia unicolor chromosome 11, aMicUni1.1, whole genome shotgun sequence DNA encoding:
- the NR2C2AP gene encoding nuclear receptor 2C2-associated protein isoform X2, with translation MKKDPATLERESELAESQMGTAQWILLEFPKSVEVSQLHIQFQGGFTSRTCTLEGCTKNEALEKIMNFYPEDNSALQRFSIPPKPLEKLKVIFENSTDFFGRIIIYHLDVLGKNL
- the RFXANK gene encoding DNA-binding protein RFXANK, translated to MEDTGLSILQSDQGPIGEQAEEHYSEDDQDTVILHLYQEELTPHVEQDVPTHNDKVGSSLKHSTTLTNRQRKNEISVLPATADSLSIHQLAAQGELTLLESHLQKDNSLIDAADERGFTCLMWAAAFGETETVRALLALGANPHILAKERESALSLASMGGYTDIVLMLLEKHVDIDIYDWNGGTPLLYAVRANHVKCVEALLAQGADLTTEADSGYTPMDLAVALGHRKVQQVIENHILKLFQNKV